In Opitutus sp., one genomic interval encodes:
- the lnt gene encoding apolipoprotein N-acyltransferase, which produces MPTSSWVNRHAQHLWAAGVFVATVVLTVLSFPPSPTPEFAYAFAVPALFWAYLRPSLRLYAATILGAQAVAWTILLGWLHNVTVGGLLLLGPIIGMWIGVWFIAAHWALPRMLGRATPVRIAALFGLAGLWVIGEWTRTWMLSGFPWMPLAASQWQRMTILQIAAFTGAGGVSFILIAMNLGFAAYAHRLLREGRAGLGKRCPEFFAAMFLLVICVATRLQETFNRHRFSAPLGRVAFVQPYIPQTVKWDNAQGPAILKVLEDLTLAAGATKPDLILWPEATTPWAVKGDDAMRGWVEQLVARTGTPLMLGSIAREASPVNPAEDDWRNGVFTVDPATGLQPKFYAKRKLVPFGEFVPLRPVLGWLEKFVPIGEDFQRGNDPSLLTVNLNGRPVALGPLLCYEDIFPQTVRASVLAGADVLVVHTNNGWFGEGGAAYQHASNSVLRAVETRRPVLRCGNGGWSGWIDEFGSIRAVLTRDPESGKLSTASPKLAPHGSVYFRGTQTVAVNVDARWIGRPSFYVQHGDWLVVVSAGLVLVAFLLLRRLK; this is translated from the coding sequence TTGCCGACGTCGTCCTGGGTGAACCGCCACGCGCAACACCTGTGGGCGGCCGGGGTCTTCGTCGCCACGGTGGTGTTAACCGTACTGTCGTTCCCGCCCTCCCCCACCCCGGAGTTCGCCTACGCGTTTGCCGTTCCCGCCTTGTTCTGGGCCTACCTGCGCCCCTCGCTGCGGCTTTACGCGGCGACGATTCTCGGCGCCCAGGCGGTCGCGTGGACGATCCTGCTCGGCTGGTTGCACAACGTCACCGTCGGCGGGCTGCTCCTGCTCGGGCCCATTATCGGCATGTGGATCGGGGTGTGGTTCATCGCCGCGCATTGGGCGCTGCCCCGCATGCTCGGACGCGCCACGCCCGTGCGAATCGCCGCGCTCTTCGGCCTGGCCGGACTGTGGGTGATCGGCGAATGGACGCGCACCTGGATGCTCAGCGGCTTCCCGTGGATGCCGCTCGCCGCGAGCCAGTGGCAACGCATGACCATCCTGCAAATCGCCGCGTTCACCGGCGCGGGCGGGGTGTCGTTTATCCTGATCGCCATGAACCTCGGCTTTGCCGCCTACGCGCACCGCCTCCTGCGCGAAGGCCGAGCCGGTTTGGGCAAACGCTGCCCGGAGTTTTTCGCCGCGATGTTTTTGCTGGTGATCTGCGTGGCCACCCGGCTCCAGGAAACCTTTAACCGCCACCGTTTTTCCGCGCCGCTGGGACGCGTGGCCTTTGTGCAGCCCTACATCCCACAAACCGTGAAATGGGACAACGCCCAGGGCCCTGCCATCCTCAAAGTCCTCGAAGACCTCACCCTAGCCGCCGGCGCGACCAAGCCCGATTTGATCCTGTGGCCCGAAGCGACCACCCCGTGGGCGGTGAAAGGCGACGACGCCATGCGCGGCTGGGTCGAGCAATTGGTGGCGCGCACCGGCACCCCGCTGATGCTCGGCTCCATCGCCCGCGAAGCCTCCCCAGTTAACCCGGCCGAGGACGACTGGCGCAACGGCGTGTTCACCGTCGATCCCGCCACCGGCCTGCAGCCGAAGTTTTACGCCAAACGAAAACTGGTGCCGTTTGGGGAATTCGTACCGTTGCGCCCCGTGCTCGGCTGGCTCGAAAAGTTCGTTCCCATCGGTGAGGACTTCCAGCGCGGCAACGATCCGTCGCTTTTAACGGTTAACCTCAACGGCCGTCCCGTGGCGCTGGGACCGCTGCTGTGTTACGAGGATATTTTCCCGCAAACGGTGCGAGCCAGCGTGCTCGCCGGGGCCGATGTGCTGGTGGTCCACACCAACAACGGCTGGTTCGGCGAGGGCGGCGCGGCGTACCAACACGCGTCCAATTCCGTGCTGCGCGCCGTCGAAACCCGCCGCCCGGTGCTGCGCTGCGGCAACGGCGGCTGGAGCGGCTGGATCGACGAGTTTGGCAGTATCCGCGCCGTGCTCACCCGCGATCCGGAGAGCGGAAAACTCTCCACGGCCAGCCCCAAACTCGCCCCGCACGGCTCGGTGTATTTCCGCGGCACCCAGACGGTCGCCGTGAACGTCGATGCGCGCTGGATCGGCCGCCCGAGTTTTTATGTGCAGCACGGCGATTGGCTCGTCGTGGTGAGCGCAGGCTTGGTGCTCGTCGCATTCCTGCTGCTACGCCGCCTGAAGTAG
- a CDS encoding DUF1653 domain-containing protein, with amino-acid sequence MSALNPTAIPPLAEHPDGPRPGRYRHYKGNPYLVLGVARHSETTEELVVYRMLYGDFSLWIRPRAMFMETVVINGQTLPRFAYVGPE; translated from the coding sequence ATGTCCGCGCTCAACCCCACCGCCATTCCCCCGCTTGCCGAGCACCCCGACGGCCCCCGCCCCGGCCGCTACCGCCACTACAAGGGCAACCCGTACCTCGTGCTCGGGGTCGCGCGCCACTCCGAAACGACCGAGGAACTGGTGGTTTATCGCATGCTCTACGGCGACTTCAGCCTGTGGATACGGCCCCGCGCCATGTTCATGGAAACCGTTGTGATCAACGGCCAAACTTTGCCCCGCTTTGCCTACGTCGGCCCGGAATAA
- a CDS encoding DUF1343 domain-containing protein yields the protein MLGVDVLESAGFRALAGKRIGLLTHPAGVNRRGESTITVLRRAPNAKLTCLFSPEHSLSGDVKASVNVDDSIDSVTKLPVYSLHGKNRKPTPAQLKTIDALVIDLQDIGVRSYTYNVVMRYAMDACFEAGVEVIVLDRPNPLGGLKVDGPSLDREWFSGVGAFQMPYVHGLTMGELARWAASEPGVLAVAENIRGKGKLTVISMRGWKRSMLWPETGLKFIPTSPMVRDFPTVMGYAMTGLGCEYSGFKHGIGSQYPFRGIAFKGVTADRLIKDLKALKIAGLSYRKITGPDLDGKPKEGVYVDVSNYAAWRPTQLSFELMRLACRYDPPNPFVKIDAKSMRSFNIHVGSTAWWEALKRDGARVDVSGNLAAWNVKALAYQQATRKYWLYQ from the coding sequence ATGCTCGGGGTGGACGTGCTGGAGTCCGCCGGCTTTCGCGCCCTTGCCGGCAAACGCATCGGCCTGCTCACCCACCCCGCCGGCGTCAACCGCCGCGGCGAGAGCACCATCACGGTTTTACGCCGCGCGCCCAACGCCAAACTCACCTGCCTATTCTCCCCCGAACACAGCTTGAGCGGGGACGTGAAAGCCTCCGTCAACGTCGATGACAGCATCGATTCTGTGACCAAGCTGCCGGTCTATTCGCTGCACGGCAAAAACCGCAAGCCCACCCCCGCCCAGCTCAAAACCATCGATGCCCTGGTCATCGACCTGCAGGACATCGGAGTGCGTTCCTACACCTACAACGTGGTCATGCGCTACGCGATGGACGCGTGTTTCGAGGCGGGCGTCGAAGTGATCGTGCTCGACCGCCCCAACCCGCTGGGCGGCCTGAAGGTGGACGGCCCCAGCCTCGACCGCGAATGGTTCAGTGGCGTGGGAGCCTTTCAAATGCCCTACGTTCACGGGTTGACGATGGGCGAACTCGCGCGCTGGGCCGCCAGCGAACCCGGGGTTCTCGCCGTCGCTGAAAACATCCGCGGCAAAGGTAAACTCACGGTGATTTCCATGCGCGGCTGGAAACGCTCGATGCTCTGGCCGGAGACCGGGCTGAAGTTTATCCCGACATCCCCAATGGTGCGCGATTTCCCCACAGTCATGGGTTATGCGATGACCGGCCTTGGCTGCGAATACAGCGGCTTTAAACACGGGATCGGCTCGCAGTATCCATTCCGTGGAATCGCCTTCAAAGGGGTGACCGCCGATCGCCTCATCAAAGACCTAAAGGCACTCAAAATCGCCGGCCTCAGCTACCGCAAAATCACCGGTCCCGACCTGGACGGGAAACCCAAGGAAGGCGTTTACGTAGACGTGAGTAATTACGCCGCGTGGCGCCCCACCCAGCTGAGCTTCGAACTCATGCGCCTGGCCTGCCGCTATGATCCGCCCAACCCCTTTGTTAAAATCGACGCGAAAAGCATGCGCAGTTTCAACATTCACGTCGGCTCGACCGCCTGGTGGGAAGCGCTCAAACGCGACGGCGCGCGAGTGGACGTCAGCGGCAACCTAGCCGCGTGGAACGTCAAGGCGCTCGCCTACCAGCAGGCCACGCGCAAATACTGGCTTTACCAATAA
- a CDS encoding glycosyltransferase family 2 protein, translated as MSDPQTPSPSATLPLLCVVIPVFNEEPVVPELLERLQRVLGSLTTVRWEVVFVDDGSRDRTASMLAAAAVLEPRFQLVRLSRNFGHQPALTAGLAQAGLADAVVTMDADLQDPPELIPELVKAWQAGAEVVLAVRRSRQDAGLRRVGFDVFHRWFQRVSDFKIEANTGTFGLLARPAVAAINALEEHHRFFPGLRAWVGFKQAEVIYDRQERAAGTPGQTLRRLVRYALDGIFSFSYFPLRMMTYTGMFIAGLGFAVGAFFVMRRLLGQEVAFTGFTTLVTLILFLGGVQLIGIGILGEYLGRIYDEAKRRPLYVLRPPAES; from the coding sequence ATGTCCGATCCCCAAACACCGTCGCCATCCGCCACCCTGCCCCTGCTGTGCGTTGTTATCCCCGTTTTTAACGAAGAGCCGGTTGTACCAGAATTGCTAGAGCGGTTGCAGCGGGTTTTGGGCAGCCTGACGACCGTGCGCTGGGAAGTGGTGTTTGTGGACGACGGGTCGCGCGACCGCACCGCCTCAATGCTGGCGGCGGCAGCCGTACTCGAACCGCGTTTTCAGCTGGTGCGCCTGTCGCGGAATTTTGGACACCAACCCGCTCTGACCGCCGGACTGGCGCAGGCCGGGCTGGCCGATGCGGTGGTGACGATGGACGCCGACCTGCAAGACCCGCCCGAGCTCATCCCCGAATTGGTAAAAGCGTGGCAAGCCGGTGCCGAAGTGGTGCTGGCGGTGCGCCGCTCGCGCCAAGACGCGGGCCTGCGTCGGGTGGGCTTCGACGTCTTTCACCGCTGGTTTCAGCGGGTGAGTGATTTCAAGATCGAAGCCAACACCGGGACCTTCGGCCTCTTGGCCCGCCCGGCGGTGGCGGCGATCAACGCGCTGGAGGAGCACCACCGCTTTTTCCCCGGGCTACGGGCGTGGGTTGGTTTTAAACAAGCCGAGGTGATCTACGACCGCCAAGAGCGGGCAGCGGGCACCCCGGGGCAAACCCTGCGCCGACTGGTGCGCTACGCGTTGGACGGGATTTTCAGTTTTTCATATTTCCCACTGCGGATGATGACCTACACGGGCATGTTCATCGCCGGCCTAGGCTTCGCGGTGGGAGCGTTTTTCGTGATGCGCCGGCTGCTCGGGCAGGAGGTGGCCTTCACGGGGTTCACGACATTGGTGACGCTGATCTTGTTTTTAGGCGGAGTGCAGCTGATCGGCATCGGCATTTTAGGCGAATACCTCGGACGCATTTATGACGAGGCGAAGCGCCGGCCGCTGTATGTGCTGAGACCGCCGGCTGAATCGTGA